A region of the Gemmatimonadota bacterium genome:
CTGACCGGCGTAATCGGCGTAATCGGCGTAGCCCCGCGGAACCCGATTCCATCAACTAAATCGACGCCCCGGGATCGTCTGAGCCGGCCGTATACCGGTCACGGCCGCCGGTCCTAGAGCATCACGCCCCCCACCAGATTGTTCCCCGCGTAGACGCCGCGGTAGAGCGTCTGGCGCAGGGGCGGCATGGAGGCGAGCAGCTCCGGATCGGGATCCCAATTGTGCCACCTGGAGTTGACGGAGTTATAGCAGCTGAAAATGGCGACGCGCGGATACTTCTCGCTGACCCACGGCCTTCCGCTGTGCGTCAGGGCCTCGGTGAAGAACATCAGCGATCCAGCCGGACAGGTATATGTATCCCAGATCGGCGAGTCCGGCGACTGGATGGAGGACGGCGTGGGAAAGACGGACTTGTGGCTGCCGGTTACCAGGAGCGTGCCGTTCCCCTCCTCCACCGGGTTCAACTCCCAGACCACCCGGGTCAGCGCGGAGTTGGCCTTCCCGGGAATGCAGTGGTAGAGATGGGAGTCGCCGGGGAGCCGCAGCATGCCGTTCCCGTTGTGGGGCCCGAACTCGCCGTCGCCGGCTTCCCGGTAGAACAGCGTGGCCGATTCCTGTCTGAAACCGTAGCAGATCTGGTTGGACAGGCCGGGATAGGCCAGGAATTCGTTCATGAACCCCACCACCCGCGGATGATCCGTCAGGCTTTGCAGCGGACCGCCGAGCGCCGACCGCTCCCGTTCGGGAATGGACTCCGGGTCATGGTGCAGCTGCAGGCAGAATGCCCGCATCTCCGCACATTCGGCTTCGGAAAGCACCCCGGGGATCAAAAGCCAGCCGTCCTTGTCGAACAGGTACTTCTGTTCGTCTGTCGGCGGGACCACCTCCTTGCCGTCGGCATTCACCCGGGTCAGATCGGCCTGGGATTCATCCAGGCGCGCGCCCAGGTTCTTGTCGATGATAAACGCTCCGTTGGATGACATGCGTATTCCTCCCTGTGGTTGATTTGAGAAGCGCGGTCAGTCACCGTCTGATCCGACGGTGTCGAATTCGATTCCCTGGGCCAGCGGGAGATCGGTGGACCAGTTGACGGTATTGGTCTGGCGGCGCATGTAGGCTTTCCAGGCGTCCGAGCCCGATTCGCGGCCGCCTCCCGTCTCCTTCTCGCCCCCGAAGGCCCCGCCGATCTCGGCGCCCGACGTACCGATGTTCACGTTCGCGATGCCGCAGTCCGATCCCGTCGCGGAGAGAAAGCGCTCCGCCTCGCGCAGGCTGTCGGTAAAGATGGCGCTGGAAAGACCCTGGGGCACGTCGTTGTGCAGATCAATGGCCTCGTCCAGGGTTTCATACTCCAGGATATACAGGATCGGGGCGAAGGTCTCCTGTTTCACGATAGCCGACTGGGCGGGCATGCGGATGATCGTCGGTTCGACGAAGTTCGGTCCCAGGTCCGGACGGTGTTTCCCGCCGGTGACGACCTCTCCGCCCTCGGTCTTCGCCTGCTCGATGGCCTGCATCATGTCGTCCACGGCGTCGACCGTGACCAGCGGTCCCATGAGCGTGCCGTCGTCGATGGGATCTCCCATCGGCACCTGCGCGTAGGCGCGGGCCAGTCGATTGATCAGCGTCGTCGTCAAGCTTTTGTGCCCGATGATGCGACGCGTCGAGGTACACCGCTGTCCCGCCGTCCCTACGGCGCCGAATACGATGCCGGGCACGGCCAGCTCGAGGTCGGCGTTTTCGGTGACGACGATCGCGTTGTTGCCGCCCAGTTCCAGTATGCTGCGGCCGAACCGGGAAGCGACCCGTGCGGCCACGGTCCGGCCCGTCGCGGTCGAACCCGTAAAGGATACGAGCGGTATGCGTTCGTCATCGAGGATGAGGTTGCCCACGTCGCTGCCGCGGCCGATGGCCAGGTTGAACACGCCGTCCACCCCGTGGTCGGCCATGACCCGGTTGCACAGGTGCTGCGTGGCCACGGCCGTCAGCGGCGTCTGCCCGCTCGGTTTCCATACGGTGACGTCGCCGCACACCGAGGCCAGGGAAGCATTCCACGACCAGACCGCCACTGGGAAATTGAAGGCGGTGATGATGCCGATCACGCCCAGGGGGTGCCACTGCTCGCTCATGCGGTGACTCGGCCGCTCGCTCGCGATGGTCAGTCCATACAACTGGCGCGAAAGGCCGACGGCGAAATCACAGATGTCGATCATCTCCTGGACTTCTCCCATGCCCTCCACGCGGATCTTCCCCATCTCCAGGGAGACGAGTTCACCCAGCGGTTCCTTGTACGCCCGCAGGATGTTGCCCAGGTCCCTGACCATGTCGCCCCGCTTCGGCGCGGGCAGCGCTCGCCAGGTATCGAAGGCGGCGCGGGCGTGTTCGATCACCCGGTCATAGACCTCGGGCGTCGCCTGCCGCACGCCCGCGATCGGCTCGCCCGTCGTCGGGTTGTACGACGTCAGGATGGGCCCCTCCCCGTGAATCCAGCCGTCCATCCCCGTACAGGCTCCGGCGTTCAAAGCCTCGATATTCAGTTTCTCAAGCAGTGCCTTCATCTTCGATGCTCCAGTTTGATCTGTGTTAGAAGAAACCCTCGGCGGCGCGCCTGGTTCACACGAAATCCTCGGCGTCCCGGTCCAGCCGCCTGATCTTCCCCATGTACGCCGTGACGCGCCGGTCGGTTTCGTGAGGATAGTCGAAATCCAACCCGTCGGCGACGGTGACGGCAAGACGCCGGAACAGCCGGATCGCATTGAACAGGGCGTCCCAGTTCTGATCCAGGTCCGCACCCGAATACGTGGATTCGATTTCCGCCCATGTCCCGGGGTCCAGGTAGCGCTTGAACCAGCGGCCGTGTTTGTTGGTCGTAACCGACCAGTCGTTTTTCATGCCGATATGCCATTCGATGACTTTTTCAAGAAAGGGGGAATGAACCTTTCTGTTCATGTGCTTCGCCCAGTAGAGTTCGTCACGCCACAGGGCCTTGGCTACGTAGATGATGTCCCACCAGAAATCGGCCACCAGTTCGTCGTATTCGTCCTTCGACGGCCTTTGAACGTGGTAGGCGCTGTGATAGGGCAATATGGGATTATGTACGATCCGGTCCTTGTCCAGCAGCACTCGGTAAGGTTCGGGCTCGCCGTTGAGGTCGTGCATGGACTCAACGTCCGCGACGCTCCAGTCGATCCGGACGCCATCGTCATAAATTACCATGCGGCCTATTCTGCCATCATCGAACTGCGTTGGCAAGGTCGGCGAGCGCGTCATCACGGATCCGAACGCTTCCAGCCAGATGTCGTCCCGTTTGTAGGGCTCCGGGTCCGTGACGTACACGATCACGTCGTAGTCCGACAACAAATCGACCTGGTCGTTTCCATCGACCCGGCCACTCGACAGGACCAGCCCCCTGATCTGATCGTCCGCTTCCGCCCAGCGTTGTATCTGATCGAGGACTTCCGACGCCTTTCGCATGCCCTGTTCTCCGTTGATCCATCCGCCGACCCGCGGTCCCCGCTTGCCGAAGGACAAGGCGGCCGGACCGTCAACCCGTTTCCAGCCGGACTTCCGTAACCCTCGGGGTGCTTCCGCCGTTTTTAGCGCCCAGCGCGAGCCGGTACTGGACCCATGTTCCCGCGTCCGCGACCCGTACCGGCTGGGGCGTCTCGTACCAGGTGCCCGCTCCCCCGGCGCCATGCCAGGCCGATCGTGCAAGCGCCTCCTCCGAGTCCGCCCACCGGACCTGGGCGCGCACCCAGGTGCCCGGTCCGCATTCCGCTTCCCAGTCGATGCCGGTCATGGCCTGTCCCCGGGATATCTCGTGCGGAGCCGAGACATAGTATTCTTCAGGCCCCGCGTCCAACAGGTTGCCCGTCTGCACGGCGGTCATGCCGTGAGGGCCCATCGTGGGCAGCCGGGTGACCCGCCTGGCGTCGAACCCGTCGGGACCGTTCCACCAGACGGCGGAATGGCCGACGTGGTCGCCCTCGACCTTGTGATAGGCGATGGCGAGGTCGGCGCGGCCGTCACCGTCGAAGTCCGCGGCTACGCAGCCCGACGCGGAATGGGTGAACAGCCGGGTGCGGTCGTCGGCGGAGAATCCCCGGCCGGCACGGTTCCAGTAGATGTAGGAATCGATGTCCCGCACGCGGTTATCGTGGTAGGAGCAGACGAAGAGGTCGAGCAGGCCGTCCCCGTTGAAGTCCATGATGGACATGGCGTTCACCGCGTTGGACGGCAGGAGGGTGCGGCGGTCCTCGCGAAGCCCGTCGGGACCATTCCAGTAGATGTGCACGAAAGAGTCATGGGGCGCTCCGATCGACGGTTCGTGTCCGCCGATGACCAGGTCGGGATACCCGTTCCCGCTGAGGTCCGCCGCCCGGGCGCAGGCGCCGTGCCACACGGAAAGCGCCTGGCACCGGTCCATGCTGAAGCCTTCCGGGCCGCCCCAAAGGATGAAGCTGTAGTCGTCGGCGATCTGTGGCACGACCAGGTCGAGCCAGCCGTCGCCGTCCAGGTCGACGAGGAAGATCCAGCGCGGATCCTTGTACACGACGCCCTCGTATTCGAGCCGGATGCGCTCCGTTCGGCCGGCGTCGAAGCCGTCCCGTCCGCCGTAGAAGATGACGATATCCGGATGGTCGAATCCGCAGAAGACGAGGTCCAGGTATCCGTCCCGGTCCAGGTCCGCGCAGCAGACCCCGTGGGCCCGCACGGTCGGCAGGCGCACGTCCGGTTCGCTCCCTAATCGCCCTTCATCGTTGTAGTACACGTAGGACCCCGGATCCTTGCGGACCGAGTTTTCGGAGGCGTTGGCCAGGATCAGGTCAGGCATCCCGTCGTCATTCAGGTCGCACCGGAGCGCTTCCACCGCACCCCACCCCGGCACTTCCTGGCGGTTTTCCGCCTTGAACCCATCGGGACCGCCGTAATAGACGAAGACGGGGATGTCGCCCCTCAGGTCCCGGCTGAACTGGTTGATGAAAACGGCCTGCGGCAGGGGATCGTCCGAGGCACGGGTCATGCGGACCAGCAGCACCCGCCGGGCGTCATGGGTCTCGAGGACGCGCGGTGGCGACAGCCCGTCCCGGCCCCAGCGGTACGCCAGGGATTCCGACGTATAGCTCTCCGGCGTGTGGGTCTGGCAGATCACGATTTCGGACCGGCCGTCCCCGTCCAGGTCCCCGACGGCCGCATCGCAGGCGTATCGGCTGGGGATCGCCGTGCGGTTCTGATCGCTGTACCCGCCCTCGTCCCCGTCGTGGTACAGCCACGAACACTCCTCCCCGCCGTGGCGGTCACGGCAGGCCACGACCAGGCCGCATCGTCCGTCGCCGGCCAGGTCGCCCGCGGCGGCTGCGAAGGCGTTCCGGCAGGAAAGCCGGACCGGCGTCCCGGCCGCCCGTCCCCCTTCGAAGGGAACGAGAAAGATCGCATCGGTCCGAGCGACGAATACATGGGGCGCACCCCGGATATGGAGCACGGAGACCAGCGGTACAGCGGGATCGACCTCCTCGGGATAACCATCGAGGCCCTGGTCCGCCTGGTCAGCCGGGTCCGCCTGGTCAGCCGGGTCCGCCTGGTCCGGTCTTTCGGGCGGGTCGGCAACGACGAAGACGTCGGATGATCGTTCCGGCACTATTCCGTCCGGACCGCCCCAGTATACCCGGACGCTTCCCCGGGCGGTCCGGATGACCAGGTCGGCGTACCCGTCGCCGTCCAGATCGCAGGACGCGGCCTGGTCCGCCTCGATTTCCAGGTCCCGGTAGCCTTTCGGTTCGAACCCCAGCGCCGTCTGGCGGAACAGCCGCAGCCTGCCGCCGGATACGAAGGCCAGGTCCGGCCTGCCGTCGCCGTCGAAATCACCCGCGGCCACCGAAGTGCAGCAAGGCGCGGGCAGGTACTGCACCCGCCGTTCGCCGAGTCCATCCGGGCCGCCGTAGTACAGGAACGCGTTGAGATCCCGCCGGATGCCGTTATAGAACATGCCGACGACCAGGTCGTCGTATCCATCCCCGTTCATGTCGGCGACGACACCCGTTCTCGCCCCGTCGGACGGCAGAAACCGGGGAGTGGTCCGACCGAGTACGTCATGATACAGGGTAACTGGAGGTTTTTCACCATGGTTCTGGCTGTTGCAGAAGACGAGGTCGACGTGGCCGTCGCGGTCCAGGTCGAACTGGTGAATGCGTTGCAGTATCCCCGCCCGCGACACATAGAGATTCTGGCCGCCATTGCCGAAGGTACCGCGTCGGAAGGCCTCGAAACCCCGGGTAATCCATGTCGATGAGACGGAAGGGGAAGGATGGGAGGACATGGCCATAACCTATGGCAGGGCGGACGGTTAAATCAACCCCTTTATGGCGCTCCTCAGTGATCGAACAGGTCCAGCGTCTCCGGAGATCCACCGTGGGTCTCCGCCGCCATGGCGTCGAGGATTCCGAGGATGTCTCGGGCCACGGGAGTCCGGCGGAATCTGTACACTTCGCCGGGCAGTCCCGACGAGGATTCGTCGTCCACGGCGAGATCGTCGGAAATCGCCAGTATCAGATTGGGCGGACCGTGGCGCCGGATCAGGTCCAGACGTGTCCGGACCGCCGCGGAACGCCAGTAACCGAGGAAATCCAGGTACACTTTCGTCCCTGCGGCCGGATGGGTGAAAACGTAGTCGGGAACCAGTACGCCCCGGCCTCCAAGGTCGATGATTTCCGATCCGGCCGTCATGCGCCAGACCGTTTTCAGCCGGCCGAACCGTTCTTCGAGCCAGGCCACCTCCTCGGGTATCCACTGGCCCGTGGATGGGCCGATGGGTTTGAGTCCCGTTTCGGGCGTCAGCCTGAACACGCCCTCGCGACGCCTGGCGCCCCAGGTAACGGTTGCTGCGATCGACCAGTTCCCGCAGTGCAGAACCGCGGGTAGAAACTGGGCGATCTGCAGTCCGTAGCGCTGGGAGGACTTGAAGAGTGCCATGGGACCGTCGATATGAATGTGGTAATTCCCCGGACCGGTCTGCCGGATCTCGTGGAGCAGCCGGAAGAACTTCAGTTTCCGGAAGAGGTCGCGGTAACGGGCCGGAGTCTCGCCCTCGACGTGCAGGTCGAGTTCCGCCGCCCGGAACAGGACGGCCTGGACCAGGGCGACGTTGTACCTGCCGAGGAGCCACTCCGGGGTACAGGATTTAAAAGACTCCAGCCGCTCGGCCGCCTTGAGATCGGCATAGAAGGCCTGGTCGACCTCCTTTGCTTCAATGCCGGCCGACTTCGCCGCCTTGGCCAGAACGGCCTCCCGGTCGATGCGGATCTGGTCCGTGTTCCGGTAAGCCGCCGCCGCCGACTCAAAGATCTTGCTTCGCAGTTCCACCGGGTCGACGGGCGAAGCGGCCGCGAAGGTGCAGCGATCCTTCAACAGCTTGCTCAGGCCGCGGTGGAACAGGAAATCCGTTCCCGCGCCCGTGATATCCGCGAGTTCTTCGTCGAGTTCCTGCCGGGAACCGCCTTCATGGCTTACGAAGGCACGGATCAGCGTTTCAGCCACGCCCAGGTGATCCCCGCTCGCTTCGTCGATGTAGGGAAGCTGGATCTGTCCCTTGCGGAACCGGACGCGGAGCAAGTCGCCGGTCAGCATGTCACGCCTCCCCAGGCGATGGCTTCCGGTAGGCACTGTGCTGCCTGCGCCGGGAACTCGCGTATTCCTCGCCCGTCTGCTCGGCTACCAGTTCGTAGAGCAATGCATGCTTTCCCTCGACACGGCGCAGGATCCGGCCGAGACGCTGCACGTGCTCCCTCACGCTGCCGGTGCCGGAAAGCACCACGGCGACGTTGGCTTCGGGGACGTCGACCCCTTCGTTCAGCACGCGGGACGTAACCAGGAAGGGATACCTGCCCGCGTTGAACGACGCCAGGATGTCCTGGCGCTCCTTTACCTTCGTCTGGTGCGTGATGGCGGGGACGAGGAACCGGCGCGAGATCCGGTATACCGTTTCGTTGTCGCTGGTGAAGATGAGCATGCGGTCGCGGCGGTGCTGGCGGATCAACCGTTCCAGGACGCGCAGCTTGGCCTGTGAACCCTGGGCGATGGTCTTCTGGTTCCGGTAGGCCGTGAATGCCCTCCGTCCCTCTTCGCTCCTCGACGTTGCCGCCAGGAACCGCACCCATCCACCGGGGCCGGACAGGGCGATCCGCTGGCTGTCCAGAAACGCCCGGTAGGTGTTTCTCGCCTCCTGGTACTCCGTCCGCTCTTCCGGCGAAAGTCGCACGCTGATCTTTATAGTCTCGTATCCGGAAAGGTATTCTCCGCTCAGCGAACGGATCTCCTGGCGGTAGACCGTATCGCCGATCGCATCCCGCAGGAGATGCTCCGCCCCGTCCTCCCGTTCGAGCGTGGCGGTCAGTCCCAGCCGGTAGGGCGCCAGCGACAGGTCCGCGGTCATCAGGTAGGAGGGTCCGGGCAGGTGGTGGCATTCGTCGAAGACCACGAGTCCGAACTGGTGGCCGAACCGCTCCATGTGCAGGTACGCGGAATCGTAGGTGGTCACGGAGACGGGCTCGATGTCGTAGTATCCCCCGCCGATGAGCCCGACTTCGGTGTCGAACTGGCTGGAAATCACGCCGTACCACTGCTGCATCAGGTCGATGGTCGGAACGACGACCAGCGTGCCGCGCTGGACGCGGGCCATGCACATGAGCGCGACGAAAGTCTTGCCCGCTCCCGTCGGCAATACGACAATGCCCCGTCCGCCCGCCTGCCACCAGGCGTCCACGGCCTCCTGCTGGTAGGGAAAAGGGGACCGGTCCGACTGGAAGGACAGGTCCAGTTTCCCGTAGGACCGGGCGTCGTCCTGATGGGGGATGTCCCGGTCGTTGAGCCGGGTGATGATCTCGCGGTAATGCCGCGCCGGAGCACGGTACAGCGCTACCCGCCGGTCGAACACGCAACCGGGCAGGGACAACGCGTCCACCTGGTCCCGGTCGCCGTGCACCAGGATGGTCCCGCGGTCGAATTCGAGTCTGAGCATGGGTTCGGGGCCTTGCACACACGCGGCGGCGCGTGGTGTGATCGTTCTGGACTATTCCCGTTCTTCGAACAACTCGTTCCGCCGGGTGGCGAGCACCTCCTTCAACGCGTCGATGAACCGATCGATATCCTCGTAACTGTCGTAGAAGTGCGTGGATATGCGGAAGACGGGCAGATGGCCGGCCCGCGTGCCGGCGATCTGTATGCGATACTCCTCCCACATGAGCTGTACGATCTTCTGGAGATCGCAGCCGTCGATGGTAAAGGAAGTAAGGAATCCGGACATATCGGGCCCGGGGGGCACGGTCATGCGGGCGTCTTCGATCTCTGTCGTGATCAGTTCGCGCAGGTACCGGGCCAGGTCGAGGCAATAGGGCCTGATCCGGTCTTCCCACCCGATGCCCTGTTGAAAATCGATGGCGGCGCCCAGTCCGGCGAAGTGCGTCGTATCGTGAGTCCCCGTCACGTCGAACCGGCGTGCGTGGGTCACAGGGAAGGTATTGTATCCCAGAATGGGCGCCGGCAGCGCGCTCAGATAGGGATCCGCGACATAGCATATGCCCGTTCCCTTGGGCGCCAGCAGCCACTTATGGGTACTGCTGGCGTAGAAGTCGCACCCCCAGGCTTCGATATCGACAGGCACCATGCCGACCGCGTGGGCGCCATCCACCACGGCCACGGCGCCGTGGCTGTGGGCCAGGGTGGTCAGTTCGTCAACGGGCGCCACAAGACCCGTAGTGCAGTAGACGTGGGAGAAGACCATGACCTGGGTACGCGGCGTGATATGGGCGGCGAAGGCTTCGACGATCTCCCCCGGCGAGTCGGGCGGCGTCGGCAGGGGGACCTTCCGGATCAGCACGTGCTGCGTCCTGGCCATGTGTTCCCACATGCGCTGGACGGAAGGATATTCCTGGTCGCTCATCAACACCTCTCCGCCGGGCTGCAGGGGCAACCCGCGGGCGGGGACGTTCATGCCCATCGTGGTGTTGAGTACCAGGGCCGTGTTTCTCGCGGAAGCCCCGGTGAAATCGGCGACTTTCTCGCGGGCCGACTCGACCAGGGTCCGCATGAGCCCGCCACCCTGGTTGCGCAGCGGGTTCTCCTCCACCTGCCGCAGCCAATCGATCACCTGCTCGATGACCGGTCTCGCCGATGGACCCACCGAGCCGCCCTGGAGAAAGGTCACACCGTCCTCGAGGTAGAACTGGCGCCGAATGTCCGCCCAGAATGCCCGCTCTTCATCGGTTATGGGTTTGTCGCGCGCAGCCATGGGCGCATGCCTCCTTTGACGGGATTTCGAGGTGTCGAGCATCGCTCGAATATCGACGGTCCTGCCCTGCATGAAATGTGGAGGAGACCGCCCCAATGTCAAGGGGATTAACGGCTTAACGGAAGTCGTATACCGTGCTCATATACCGTGGTGCGAGGGGGGCTTCCGATCTTGACAGCAGACCGGGGAAGCGTAAGTTATGAAGCCATGTCCCGTCCCAACGTCATATTCATCATGGCGGACCAGATGCGCGGCGACTGCATGAGCTGCGACGGCCATCCGGTGGTGGAGACGCCCAACCTGGATCACCTGGCCGCCCGGGGCGCGCGTTTTCCCCACGCCTACACCGCGATCCCATCCTGTATTCCCGCCCGTTCGACCGTGATGACCGGCATGGACCAGTGGCACACCGGCGTCCTCGGCATGGGACGCGGTCAGGGGCCCATCCCCAACGACTTCCCCCATACCCTGGCCGGCACGCTGGCGGATGCGGGATATGCCACCCACCTGGTCGGGAAGGGCCACTTCACGCCGCAGCGTGCCGACATGGGCTTCCAGTCGTCGGAACTGGACGAGTCCGGCCGGTTGATCTCCCAGGGCCTGCGAGACGAGTACCGGCAGTGGTTCGATCGGGAGAAGAAACGTGACATTACACCGGACGATCACGGGGTCAACTGGAACTCGTGGATCGGGCGTCCCTGGCATACGGAGGAATACCTCCATCCGACGGCCTGGACCATGAGCCGTGCGATCCATTACATCGCGCGGCGCGACCGCGCAAGACCCTTCTTCCTCAACGTCAGCTTCGCCCGGCCCCATTCGCCCTACGTGCCGCCCGGATGGTACTTCAACCTGTACCACGACCGGGAAACCCCACCGCCGTACATCGGCGACTGGGCGGACATGCACGACGTGCCCTTCGACGCCACGGACGTGAACGCATGGCACGGGAAGCAGTCGGCCGCACGCATCCATCGCGGCAGGTCCGGGTACTACGGGGAGATCTCCTTCATCGACACCCAGATCGGACGGCTCAAGAACTGGATGGAGCGGCACGAGCCGGAGGCCTGGTCCAACACCTGGATCGTCTTCACGTCCGACCACGGGGACATGGTGGGCGACCACCATCTCTGGCGCAAGACCTATGCCTACGAGGGGAGCGCGAGGATTCCGCTGATCGTCTGCCCGCCGGCTGCCTGGGACGAACAGGTCACGGCACCCGTTCCGTACGGCGTGGCCGAACTCCGCGACATCATGCCCACGATCCTGGACGCCGCCGGGTTGGACGTGCCGCCCACGGTGACGGGAAAAAGCCTGCTGCCGCTGGTCCGGGGCAACTCAGGTGGATGGAGAACTTACCTGCACGGCGAGCATTGCTGGTGCTACGCGCCCGAACAGGAGATGCAATACGTTACGGACGGCCACCGGAAGTTCATCTGGCTGCCGCGCATCGATCAGAAGCAGTTCTTCGACCTCTATAAGGACCCCGGCGAGTGCCGCAACCTGGTGAGCGACCCGGCCTATGAAAAAGAAATAGAAAAGTGGGAGGGGTATCTCGTGTCGGAGCTCGAGGCGCGAGACTGTGGATGGGTCGTGAACGGCCGGCTGCACTGCCCGGACGAACCGTTGGTCTCACCGTTCAAGGACGTCCGGTACCAGGGTTGAATCGTGGCGGAAGGAAGCATCAGGACGAATTGCAGGTCAGGAATGTCGATCATCCTTCTGCTCCGACCTGGCTTCGAGGAGCCCTTCGACGCGTGAAACCCGAGTGCCGAGATCGAACACTTTATCGCGCAGGTCGCGGATATCTGTCTTGAGATCGCGAAAGAAGTAAATAAAAACTCCGATTGTGATAACCTGGGGTATCCAGTCTGTCCAGCCTGGCATCTTGTCACCTCTCTTCCGTTGTTATTATGAAGTCTGGCGCTGACTGA
Encoded here:
- a CDS encoding arylsulfatase, producing MSRPNVIFIMADQMRGDCMSCDGHPVVETPNLDHLAARGARFPHAYTAIPSCIPARSTVMTGMDQWHTGVLGMGRGQGPIPNDFPHTLAGTLADAGYATHLVGKGHFTPQRADMGFQSSELDESGRLISQGLRDEYRQWFDREKKRDITPDDHGVNWNSWIGRPWHTEEYLHPTAWTMSRAIHYIARRDRARPFFLNVSFARPHSPYVPPGWYFNLYHDRETPPPYIGDWADMHDVPFDATDVNAWHGKQSAARIHRGRSGYYGEISFIDTQIGRLKNWMERHEPEAWSNTWIVFTSDHGDMVGDHHLWRKTYAYEGSARIPLIVCPPAAWDEQVTAPVPYGVAELRDIMPTILDAAGLDVPPTVTGKSLLPLVRGNSGGWRTYLHGEHCWCYAPEQEMQYVTDGHRKFIWLPRIDQKQFFDLYKDPGECRNLVSDPAYEKEIEKWEGYLVSELEARDCGWVVNGRLHCPDEPLVSPFKDVRYQG